The Raphanus sativus cultivar WK10039 chromosome 2, ASM80110v3, whole genome shotgun sequence genome includes a region encoding these proteins:
- the LOC108836019 gene encoding uncharacterized protein LOC108836019 gives MADEILPERMFAAGEEPVGERVNSYIKTKRTELLISALETEELAFLRQSTFGKILAIEDTPPFSGAFCQYMIVRILKVNKQYEVWFLFAGHPVRMSLREFAIVTGLNCGQLPEPTRRKRNPLKEKLYWNELLGSLKFCTVDTAIEMLKMKLVKGKEARIKLACLVITSSLLFPSSHTPKIIPEHVEMIRDLDEFLAFPWGRAAFQTLANSLISKDEVNLAKTSVALRGYVDAIQHVLLAAVPQLKEEITVSDPIVIVDSDSECETTDEEAAQKPPSNAAKYCLIPGHAKNADVECQVPVKCILDDPYEGWSAGKDFTWADELIDTAVDNMVRLITNGFPFRKDMFKGGMTAKELARLRGGEKLKDKERSDKNENDSPGEASRSENCDTSSHGFFFEEISALEKRIYKAIEDKFEKLGASTILSQQLAFEDLDKRIADSLVCQMKIMEGSIINSLSQVIRQPSSSRDVPVEEMGFPKSSLPDSPTDKSKLSEEQHQKPDSAAGKFSMPSIPDNSTPSEAAEIRIRSVLSDLDIGPDHSSLPGKTDVHIPMQTFEAVSPVRDGNLETEPVKEPVAANMSTDQATSSVVSTMPPAQHIDEPAEHNLVPEQVNSDDVSLQSHAVEDDQNPGQHNEEPADPNILPEQVNSEEVSLQSEEVEDEENPAQPIEEQMHIPINLLEMPSFSLGLSQEEGPSQPSKEQEEEVIEQRKSKRPRLVPAGLQDYKCDPKLTAAFYIIPDLEQRYKQMEETVAKQTCVILPNGYTATSYEFRDIGHRRILQPPGVVDALVGFVSRCQAYGNKVAIYDSNLPAALMKHHSRFVKTSVKDRVKLKFAFATLEKPKESSIERIYFPFNIDRLHWVGVCIDTKASTLHVLDCNSSLRSDCLLKKDLYPIANLMPYVLKDLGSLETNVASKSFTVSRCKGIPQSTSQADAAVMTVLLIEAHAASGLDGCKAITPRLLPDASKQLAVRFFESLSA, from the exons ATGGCCGACGAAATCCTTCCAGAAAGAATGTTCGCCGCCGGCGAAGAACCAGTCGGAGAACGGGTCAACTCGTACATCAAGACCAAAAGAACCGAGTTGCTTATCTCCGCCCTAGAAACAGAGGAGTTAGCGTTTCTTCGTCAATCTACTTTCGGCAAGATTCTTGCTATCGAGGACACTCCTCCATTCTCTGGTGCGTTTTGTCAATATATGATCGTCCGGATACTCAAAGTCAACAAACAGTACGAGGTCTGGTTTCTGTTTGCGGGGCACCCTGTCAGAATGTCTTTACGCGAGTTCGCTATCGTCACAGGGTTAAATTGTGGGCAGTTACCCGAACCCACAAGGAGGAAACGTAACCCTTTGAAGGAAAAACTCTACTGGAACGAACTTCTTGGGTCTTTGAAGTTTTGTACAGTCGATACAGCCATCGAAATGTTGAAGATGAAGCTTGTGAAGGGCAAAGAAGCGAGGATTAAGTTAGCCTGTCTTGTCATcacatcttctcttctttttccttCTTCGCACACTCCTAAAATTATCCCGGAACATGTAGAAATGATTCGTGATCTCGACGAGTTTCTTGCATTCCCTTGGGGGAGAGCTGCGTTCCAAACGCTTGCGAACTCTCTCATTTCTAAGGACGAAGTGAATTTGGCTAAAACCTCTGTCGCACTCCGCGGTTATGTTGATGCAATTCAGCATGTACTTTTGGCTGCTGTCCCTCAGCTGAAAGAAGAAATCACTGTGTCGGACCCGATTGTCATTGTTGATTCCGACAGCGAATGCGAGACCACCGATGAAGAAGCCGCGCAGAAACCTCCCTCCAATGCTGCTAAGTACTGTCTTATTCCTGGGCACGCCAAGAACGCAGACGTCGAATGCCAG GTACCTGTTAAGTGTATTCTCGATGACCCGTACGAAGGATGGTCAGCTGGTAAAGATTTCACTTGGGCCGATGAATTGATAGACACCGCCGTAGACAACATGGTCCGATTGATTACCAACGGTTTTCCTTTCCGTAAAGATATGTTTAAAGGTGGTATGACCGCTAAGGAGCTTGCACGTCTGCGAGGCGGGGAGAAACTCAAGGACAAAGAACGAAGCGATAAAAACGAGAACGATTCCCCTGGGGAGGCATCACGAAGCGAGAATTGTGATACTTCAAGCCATGGTTTCTTTTTCGAGGAAATCTCTGCACTGGAGAAGCGTATTTACAAAGCAATAGAAGACAAGTTTGAGAAACTTGGCGCCTCGACCATCCTATCACAGCAGCTCGCTTTCGAGGACTTAGATAAAAGGATCGCTGACTCCCTGGTCTGCCAAATGAAGATAATGGAAGGGTCTATTATCAACAGTCTATCACAAGTCATTAGGCAGCCCAGCTCCAGCCGTGACGTCCCTGTTGAGGAAATGGGTTTCCCAAAGTCTTCGCTGCCAGATTCACCGACTGACAAAAGCAAGCTATCAGAAGAACAACATCAGAAGCCCGATTCTGCCGCTGGGAAATTCAGTATGCCAAGTATACCGGACAATAGCACACCATCTGAGGCTGCTGAAATCCGCATCAGGTCAGTGCTTAGCGATCTTGACATCGGGCCTGATCATAGCTCTCTCCCTGGGAAGACAGATGTTCACATCCCTATGCAAACTTTTGAGGCTGTAAGTCCTGTCCGCGATGGGAATCTTGAAACTGAACCG GTAAAGGAACCAGTAGCAGCTAACATGTCTACAGATCAG GCAACCTCATCTGTTGTTTCGACAATGCCCCCTGCTCAGCACATTGACGAACCGGCTGAGCATAATCTCGTGCCTGAACAG GTTAACTCTGACGACGTCTCACTCCAGTCTCATGCGGTGGAAGACGATCAAAACCCTGGTCAGCACAACGAGGAACCGGCTGACCCCAATATCCTCCCTGAACAG GTTAACTCCGAAGAAGTCTCGCTCCAGTCTGAAGAGGTTGAAGACGAAGAAAACCCTGCACAGCCAATCGAAGAACAG ATGCACATACCTATTAATCTACTCGAAATGCCGTCTTTCTCACTGGGGCTCTCGCAGGAGGAGGGTCCTTCTCAACCATCTAAGGAACAGGAGGAGGAAGTCATTGAGCAGCGAAAGAGCAAAAGGCCTAGGCTGGTACCTGCTGGCCTCCAAGACTACAAGTGTGATCCGAAATTAACTGCCGCTTTTTACATAATCCCAGACCTTGAACAACGTTACAAGCAAATGGAGGAGACGGTGGCAAAGCAAAC GTGTGTAATTCTCCCAAACGGCTACACCGCTACCTCCTACGAGTTCCGTGATATTGGACATCGCAGAATCCTACAACCTCCGGGG GTTGTTGACGCCTTGGTTGGCTTTGTTTCTCGTTGCCAAGCGTACGGTAATAAGGTTGCTATATACGACAGCAATCTCCCCGCAGCCTTAATGAAACACCACTCTCGCTTCGTCAAGACTTCAGTAAAAGACCGTGTGAAGCTGAAGTTTGCTTTTGCCACCTTGGAGAAACCTAAGGAGTCCTCGATAGAGCGAATATATTTCCCATTCAACATCGACAGACTACACTGGGTTGGAGTTTGCATTGACACAAAAGCATCAACGCTTCATGTTCTGGACTGCAATTCTTCCCTCCGAAGCGACTGCTTGCTGAAGAAAGATCTTTACCCGATTGCGAACTTGATGCCTTATGTCCTCAAGGACCTCGGCTCACTGGAAACGAACGTCGCGTCGAAGTCATTCACAGTGTCCAGGTGCAAGGGAATCCCGCAATCAACTAGTCAGGCGGATGCCGCAGTCATGACTGTACTGTTGATTGAAGCTCATGCAGCGTCTGGTCTGGATGGGTGCAAGGCTATTACTCCTCGTCTGCTTCCAGATGCATCCAAGCAATTGGCCGTTAGATTCTTCGAGTCCCTATCTgcttaa
- the LOC108840853 gene encoding small RNA degrading nuclease 1-like gives MDHNLLTAEKDVLEELVKQVQLQGLRGEHGGWMEFVAVCNQKDITPHNLSRVSRDVLVAFLTTFKKKEDIQRLQRRANSLLVEKLKQETPETNTPEHTLIRLTMKHREFSLDYSFPSLSNDWFVSDIGMKSSTVMNSTDMMAVDCEMVLCEDGTEGLVRVGAVDRHGKVILDQFVKPDKPIVDYRTAITGVTALDIENVTVSVSDIQKELQPYLSNGFILVGHSLNKDMKVLKIDHPKVIDTSLVFIFSNARNSRKPSLNDLFKAIFGKEVRKEGVSHNCVHDAAASIDIALAFIKKPFHTTITPSKEMLEAEKSKLFIHRIPSYVPSEKLTTILAGEFRSRNFKLDVKPAKSQGCNYCAVVVFDSSKEADQAFENVNGSKERDSYGLPQKLSALKLSSGLSATCYVRKMMQD, from the exons ATGGATCATAATCTACTCACCGCCGAGAAAGAT GTGTTGGAAGAGTTGGTGAAGCAAGTCCAGCTTCAAGGTCTACGAGGAGAACACGGAGGATGGATGGAATTTGTAGCTGTTTGCAACCAAAAAGATATAACACCACATAACCTTTCCAGGGTTTCCCGTGACGTGTTGGTCGCTTTTCTCACAACCtttaagaagaaagaagatatccag agaCTGCAACGTCGTGCCAATAGTCTTCTAGTTGAAAAGTTGAAGCAGGAGACTCCTGAAACTAACACTCCTGAGCAT ACGCTTATTCGATTGACCATGAAGCATCGGGAGTTTTCGCTCGACTATTCTTTCCCGTCACTCTCCAAT GACTGGTTTGTATCCGATATTGGAATGAAGTCGTCGACTGTGATGAATTCAACAGACATGATGGCTGTTGACTGCGAGATGGTTCTTTGTGAAGATGGGACTGAAGGTCTGGTTAGAGTTGGCGCTGTAGACCGTCATGGAAAG GTGATTCTTGACCAATTTGTTAAACCGGACAAACCTATTGTTGACTATAGGACAGCTATTACCGGAGTTACTGCGCTTGACATTGAAAATGTTACCGTCTCTGTGTCAGATATTCAG AAAGAACTTCAGCCCTATCTTTCTAATGGTTTTATTTTGGTTGGTCACAGTCTGAACAAAGACATGAAAG TGTTGAAGATAGATCATCCTAAAGTCATTGATACATCACTTGTGTTCATATTTTCAAATGCAAGAAATTCAAGAAAACCTTCACTCAATGACCTTTTCAAG GCGATTTTCGGTAAGGAAGTAAGAAAGGAAGGTGTTTCTCATAATTGTGTACACGACGCAGCAGCTTCGATAGATATTGCCCTTGCTTTCATAAAGAAACCTTTTCACACAACAATTACCCCATCAAAAGAG ATGCTTGAAGCTGAGAAATCAAAACTGTTTATCCATAGGATCCCTTCCTATGTGCCATCTGAAAAACTGACCACTATTCTCGCTGGAGAGTTTCGTTCAAGAAACTTTAAACTTGATGTTAAG CCAGCAAAATCGCAGGGATGTAATTATTGTGCAGTTGTTGTCTTTGATAGTTCTAAAGAAGCTGATCAAGCTTTTGAAAACGTCAATGGATCCAAAGAAAGG GATTCATATGGTCTGCCACAGAAGTTGTCTGCCTTAAAGCTGAGTTCGGGATTAAGTGCTACCTGCTATGTCCGTAAAATGATGCAAGATTAA